Proteins from one Porites lutea chromosome 3, jaPorLute2.1, whole genome shotgun sequence genomic window:
- the LOC140932086 gene encoding adenosine receptor A3-like: MSGDTASIAVLILLAFLSIIVCISNALTVFIFWVHKSKLKRTSFLVINLAVADLLIGLTDTLEVGAFALPRHIGSNETITEMKGSIVAPLVASFSCASVFFLVLISLERAFALIWPLRHRVTSRKVYTYSVVIAWLAGITIGVFSFLAVVRKYQVKYFAVAATIIIGFSLITICVSYLSIRKKISNRTPAIDTEHSRISIEQNTKLSKTLSVMIGASSALWVPSVTWYNISLWFPSLFPHFVAHLSTMVHLTNSLVNPVIYSLKMPIFRKSYEQLRDKIKLVKRAKRYTVN, encoded by the coding sequence ATGTCTGGTGATACTGCTTCCATTGCAGTCTTAATCCTTCTCGCTTTTCTGTCTATCATCGTTTGTATTTCTAACGCTCTCACCGTGTTTATTTTCTGGGTCCATAAAAGTAAATTGAAACGAACAAGCTTTCTTGTTATTAACTTGGCTGTGGCGGATCTCCTTATTGGACTCACAGATACTCTAGAGGTCGGAGCATTTGCTCTTCCAAGACATATCGGGTCAAACGAAACTATTACGGAGATGAAAGGTAGCATTGTAGCCCCTCTTGTAGCCTCTTTCTCGTGTGCATCTGTGTTTTTTCTCGTGCTGATTTCCCTGGAACGAGCCTTTGCTTTGATTTGGCCGCTTCGACATCGTGTAACAAGCAGAAAGGTCTACACCTATAGCGTTGTTATAGCGTGGCTAGCAGGGATAACTATAGGTGTATTCAGTTTCCTTGCTGTAGTTAGAAAATACCAAGTGAAGTATTTTGCAGTTGCTGCTACAATCATTATTGGTTTCTCCTTGATTACGATTTGTGTGTCTTACCTGtccatcagaaaaaaaattagcaacaGAACTCCTGCTATCGACACAGAGCATAGCAGAATAAGCATcgaacaaaatacaaaactctcCAAGACTCTTTCTGTCATGATCGGTGCATCTTCTGCTTTGTGGGTTCCTAGCGTTACATGGTACAATATCAGTCTATGGTTTCCAAGCCTGTTTCCTCATTTTGTTGCTCACCTTTCCACAATGGTACATTTGACTAATTCTCTTGTTAATCCAGTCATTTATAGTTTAAAAATGCCAATATTCAGGAAAAGCTATGAACAATTGAGAGACAAGATAAAACTTGTCAAGCGAGCGAAAAGGTACACAGTAAATTAA